One segment of Carya illinoinensis cultivar Pawnee chromosome 1, C.illinoinensisPawnee_v1, whole genome shotgun sequence DNA contains the following:
- the LOC122293417 gene encoding uncharacterized protein LOC122293417, whose product MMVVTSLWPEMSISMTCSICWMTYGHAPLLMCPKKTLPNTPPIPEDSPATAFDKLLDDARRPLFDGCTKFTKLSFIVKLLHIKSIGGWSIKSFDMLLDLLQSSFPDALLPQSYEESRSLERGLGFKHDKIHACPNDCILLWKENATLNECPVCKASRWMPNAHGSCVIPQKVLRHFPLKPRLQRLFMSTKIAGDMRWHKEQRAIEDTSMRHPADSECWKRFDEHHSWFAADPRIVRLGLACDGFTPFNNLAKPHSIWPSPGNEIDVYLQPLLDELLELWEYGVSTYDAVSKETFMLHAALLWTINDFPAYGNISGWSTKGKLACPSCNAEGDYNWLKYGQKHCYMGHRRFLPLDHIWRRRKGLFNGKEDHRMPPRDIGGYDILTQLQMIGDFQFGKSRRKRKRTAEELNWTKCSIFFQLPYWSTLQLRHNLDVMHIEKNINENILFTLMNTPGKTKDNINSRRDLEILGYRKELHLRREGDHNCVSLRDCKIAGLKSHDYHVFLQRLLPIVAGGFLRSDITLALIELSTFFKELCAQTLDVNRLSQLQTDIVTILCKLEMIFPPSFFDVMVHLAVHLPREAILGGPVQYRWMYPFERYLGKFKRYVKNKARPEGSIAEAYIHTECLTFCSIYLKDVETKFNRADRNVDADEEETIDGFIIFNQKIQEHRTQHPHDVSADLYALACGPNRWVASYDACIINGKRFHTRQLELHRRTQNSGVLVTGDEATNNADFYGVINNIVELHYMEWRRVYLFECDWFDVGDQKRGVRVDDHMISVNMNRTWYKGEPFVLESQADQCFYIRDLRSKGNWGVVQTYTNRNVYNIPSVSRNLEDINDGEPSTNEADQENESSDYYEPVQCGNADPMSTPLDRNDIPPSHIEAQEVMDVHGQCIDSTGFINDAMISSGSGDAYSEGEY is encoded by the exons ATGATGGTGGTGACGAGTTTATGGCCGGAGATGAGTATATCGATGACATGCAGCATATGTTGGATGACGTATGGGCATGCACCTTTGTTGATGTGCCCCAAGAAAACACTGCCAAATACTCCACCAATACCTGAAGATTCCCCAGCAACTGCTTTTGACAAACTACTGGATGATGCTCGACGTCCTCTTTTCGACGGGTGTACAAAATTCACAAAGTTGTCATTCATTGTCAAGTTATTACACATCAAATCAATCGGTGGATGGTCAATTAAGTCATTTGACATGCTCCTTGATCTGTTGCAGTCATCTTTTCCTGATGCGCTCttgccacaatcatatgaggaATCAAGGTCTTTGGAGCGCGGGTTGGGTTTCAAGCACGACAAAATCCATGCGTGCCCCAATGACTGCATCTTATtatggaaggaaaatgccaCTCTCAATGAATGCCCTGTATGTAAGGCTTCGAGGTGGATGCCAAATGCACACGGCTCATGCGTtatacctcaaaaagtgttgcGCCATTTTCCATTGAAACCGAGATTGCAGCGTCTTTTTATGTCTACAAAGATAGCAggtgatatgagatggcataaagagcaacGGGCGATAGAAGATACTAGTATGAGACATCCGGCTGACTCTGAGTGTTGGAAGagatttgatgaacatcatagTTGGTTTGCTGCGGATCCACGCATTGTTAGGCTCGGTCTGGCCTGTGATGGATTCACTCCCTTCAACAACTTGGCTAAGCCccatagcatttggcca TCACCAGGGAATGAGATCGATGTGTACCTGCAGCCGTTGCTTGATGAACTGCTTGAATTGTGGGAATATGGGGTATCAACATATGATGCCGTATCTAAGGAGACGTTTATGTTGCATGCTGCATTgttgtggacaatcaatgactttcctgcCTACGGGAATATTTCTGGTTGGTCAACAAAGGGAAAATTAGCTTGTCCGTCTTGCAATGCCGAGGGTGACTACAATTGGTTGAAATATGgccaaaaacattgttatatgggacatcgACGCTTCTTACCGCTAGATCACATATGGAGACGACGGAAAGGATTGTTCAAcggtaaagaagatcatcgcATGCCGCCAAGAGATATAGGAGGATACGATATTCTGACTCAATTACAGATGATTGGGGATTTTCAGTTTGGCAAATCTCGAAGGAAGAGAAAACGTACTGCTGAAGAGCTGAACTGGACAAAGTGTAGCATATTCTTCCAgttaccttattggtcaacaCTTCAACTTCGgcataatttagatgttatgcatattgagaagaatattaaCGAAAACATCTTATTCACTTTAATGAACACTCCAGGAAAAACTAAAGACAATATAAATTCAAGGCGTGACTTGGAGATATTGGGTtatagaaaagaattacatttgaggcGTGAGGGTGATCAT AATTGTGTTTCTCTACGTGATTGCAAAATTGCCGGGTTAAAAAGCCACGATTATCATGTTTTCCTTCAAAGACTACTCCCAATTGTTGCTGGGGGGTTTCTAAGAAGTGACATTACCTTGGCTTTGATTGAACTGAGCACgttcttcaaagagttgtgcgCTCAAACACTGGATGTGAATCGCCTATCTCAGCTTCAAACTGATATCGTCACCATTCTATGCAAACTagagatgatattccctccctcatttttcgatgtcatggtccacctaGCTGTCCATTTGCCTCGTGAGGCCATACTtgggggtccagtacaatatagatggatgtacccatttgagagataCCTTGGAAAATTCAaacggtatgttaagaataaagcccgaccagaaggttcaatagccGAGGCCTACATTCACACTGAATGCCTGACTTTTTGCTCTATATACCTAAaagatgttgagacgaagtTCAATCGAGCGGACCGCAATGTTGATGCTGACGAAGAAGAGACTATAGATGGATTCATAATTTTCAATCAGAAA ATCCAGGAACATCGTACCCAGCATCCACATGATGTGTCCGCTGATCTGTATGCGTTAGCTTGCGGGCCTAACCGTTGGGTTGCATCATATGAtgcttgcataataaatggaaaaaggtTTCATACGAGACAACTTGAACTTCATCGGCGTACACAAAATTCTGGGGTGTTGGTAACGGGGGACGAGGCCACAAATAACGCTGACTTTTACGGTGTTATTAATAATATCGTAGAGTTACACTACATGGAGTGGCGTCGGGTATACCTATTtgaatgtgattggtttgatgttggtgatcAAAAACGAGGGGTGCGGGTGGATGACCATATGATTAGTGTCAACATGAataggacttggtataaggGTGAACCATTCGTGTTGGAGAGCCAGGCTGATCAATGTTTCTACATAAGAGATTTAAGATCGAAAGGGAATTGGGGTGTTGTGCAAACCTAtacaaataggaatgtatatAACATTCCGTCAGTGTCACGGAATCTGGAAGATATTAATGATGGGGAGCCAAGTACAAATGAGGccgatcaagaaaatgagtctTCTGATTACTATGAACCAGTTCAGTGTGGTAATGCAGATCCAATGTCAACTCCATTGGATAGGAATGATATACCACCTAGCCATATTGAAGCACAAGAAGTCATGGATGTGCATGGTCAATGCATAGATTCAACAGGCTTTATTAATGATGCCATGATTTCTTCTGGTTCCGGAGATGCGTATAGTGAGGGGGAATATTAA